From a region of the Burkholderia sp. PAMC 26561 genome:
- a CDS encoding NmrA family NAD(P)-binding protein, whose translation MYAITGISGKVGGALARTLLSKGLPVRAIVRDPGKAQHWASQGCESALADMEDVAALTAAFRGADGVFILPPSNFDPSPGFPEARVVIDAVKAALEAARPRKVVCLSTIGAQASQSNLLTQRSLMEHALSQLSMPVTFLRPGWFMENSAWDVASARDEGIVRSFLQPLDKPVAMIATADVGRVAAQLLQQDWTGTRVVELEGPHRVSPNDIAAAFAKIFGRDVRAEAVLRETWGSLFRSQGMNDPMPRIQMLDGFNEGWIEFEGAPIKGEVKLETVLRELVQAAAG comes from the coding sequence ATGTACGCAATTACTGGCATCAGCGGCAAGGTCGGAGGCGCGCTTGCTCGGACGTTGTTATCGAAGGGTCTTCCGGTCCGCGCAATCGTGCGCGACCCGGGCAAAGCGCAGCACTGGGCATCGCAAGGATGCGAAAGCGCGCTCGCCGACATGGAAGACGTGGCCGCGTTGACGGCGGCGTTCAGAGGCGCGGACGGCGTATTCATTCTGCCGCCGTCGAACTTCGATCCGTCGCCGGGCTTTCCCGAGGCGCGTGTCGTGATCGATGCCGTCAAGGCTGCGCTGGAAGCCGCGAGACCGCGCAAGGTGGTGTGTCTTTCGACTATCGGCGCGCAGGCGAGCCAGTCGAATCTGCTCACGCAGCGCTCGTTGATGGAACACGCGTTGAGCCAGCTTTCCATGCCTGTGACGTTCCTCAGGCCCGGCTGGTTCATGGAAAACTCGGCGTGGGACGTAGCGTCTGCGCGCGATGAAGGCATCGTGCGAAGCTTCTTGCAGCCGCTCGATAAACCCGTGGCAATGATTGCCACGGCGGACGTGGGACGCGTGGCCGCGCAGCTGCTGCAACAGGACTGGACGGGAACGCGGGTCGTGGAGCTGGAAGGGCCGCATCGCGTGAGTCCGAACGACATTGCCGCAGCATTTGCAAAAATCTTCGGACGCGATGTCCGTGCTGAAGCCGTGCTGCGCGAAACATGGGGCTCGCTTTTCAGGTCGCAGGGCATGAACGATCCGATGCCGCGCATCCAGATGCTCGATGGCTTCAACGAAGGCTGGATCGAGTTCGAAGGCGCCCCAATCAAAGGCGAAGTGAAGCTGGAAACGGTCTTGCGCGAGCTTGTGCAAGCTGCGGCGGGATGA
- a CDS encoding NAD(P)-dependent alcohol dehydrogenase, which yields MFQARGYAVHSATTPLVPFSFTRRDTGPNDVRIEILYAGICHSDLHQARNDWSNSLYPMVPGHEIVGRVVEVGSDVQKFKVGDYAGVGCLVDSCRQCSACRENLEQYCEEGPTPTYNGKERGSEQLTFGGYSDQIVVEERFVVKVAANLDLKAVAPLLCAGITTYSPLRHWKVGPGQKVGVIGLGGLGHMGVKFAKALGAHVVMITTSPGKGQDAARLGADEVLISTDAAQLASHAGSFDFLLDTIPVGHDLNPYMALLKRDRTMALVGVLTDTEPLAGVSVIIGRKSVAGSAIGGLAETQEMMDFCAEHGIVSDVEVVQIQGVNEAYERLLKNDVKYRFVIDMASLADA from the coding sequence ATGTTTCAAGCCCGAGGATATGCCGTTCATAGCGCTACCACGCCGCTCGTTCCTTTCAGTTTTACGCGCCGCGATACCGGGCCGAACGACGTTCGCATAGAAATCCTGTATGCCGGTATTTGTCATTCGGACCTGCATCAGGCGCGCAACGACTGGAGCAACTCGTTATATCCGATGGTGCCGGGACACGAAATCGTGGGACGCGTGGTCGAGGTCGGCAGCGATGTCCAGAAGTTCAAGGTCGGCGATTACGCGGGGGTGGGGTGCCTAGTCGATTCATGCCGGCAATGTTCGGCGTGCCGCGAGAACCTCGAACAGTATTGCGAGGAAGGCCCCACACCGACTTATAACGGGAAGGAACGCGGCAGCGAACAACTGACCTTCGGCGGTTATTCCGATCAGATCGTGGTGGAAGAGCGTTTCGTCGTGAAGGTGGCTGCGAACCTCGACTTGAAAGCGGTCGCGCCGTTATTGTGCGCGGGGATCACGACCTATTCGCCGCTGCGTCACTGGAAGGTGGGGCCGGGTCAGAAAGTTGGCGTGATCGGACTTGGCGGACTCGGACATATGGGCGTCAAGTTTGCGAAGGCGCTCGGTGCGCACGTGGTCATGATTACAACTTCACCGGGTAAAGGTCAGGACGCTGCGCGTCTTGGCGCTGACGAAGTGCTGATCTCGACCGATGCCGCCCAGTTGGCTTCGCATGCCGGCAGCTTCGATTTCCTGCTCGACACCATTCCGGTTGGGCACGACCTCAACCCCTACATGGCGCTGCTCAAGCGCGACCGGACGATGGCGTTGGTCGGCGTATTGACCGACACGGAGCCGCTTGCGGGCGTGAGCGTCATTATCGGGCGCAAGTCGGTGGCGGGCTCGGCAATTGGAGGCTTGGCTGAGACGCAGGAGATGATGGATTTCTGCGCCGAGCATGGCATTGTCAGCGACGTGGAAGTCGTGCAGATCCAGGGCGTCAACGAAGCGTATGAGCGCTTGTTGAAGAACGACGTGAAGTATCGATTCGTGATCGATATGGCTTCGCTCGCGGACGCTTGA
- a CDS encoding peroxidase-related enzyme (This protein belongs to a clade of uncharacterized proteins related to peroxidases such as the alkylhydroperoxidase AhpD.), which yields MTRLIEAHGFTNRVLGWDAWLDVVQLADASAEQIAVLEESHPKAKESDYYLFLVHQPEILRQRSAAFNAIMYAPGGLPRAERELASTVVSRINGCVYCASVHAQRFEQLAKRDDVIEQVFNDPVTAGTTPREKAIVLASIDLTLRPGEVEPAQLKALRDVGLNDDEILDLIHSIAIFAWANRLMLNLGEPVG from the coding sequence ATGACCCGTCTGATCGAAGCACATGGCTTTACCAATCGCGTGCTCGGATGGGACGCGTGGCTGGACGTCGTGCAACTCGCCGATGCATCGGCCGAACAAATTGCCGTGCTCGAAGAAAGCCATCCGAAGGCGAAGGAGTCCGACTACTACCTGTTCCTCGTGCATCAGCCTGAGATTTTGCGGCAGCGTTCGGCCGCGTTCAACGCGATCATGTACGCGCCCGGCGGATTGCCGCGCGCTGAACGCGAACTGGCGTCGACGGTGGTATCGCGGATCAATGGCTGCGTGTATTGCGCTTCGGTGCATGCGCAGCGGTTCGAGCAATTGGCCAAACGCGATGATGTGATCGAGCAGGTGTTCAACGATCCTGTCACCGCAGGGACCACGCCGCGCGAGAAGGCGATCGTGCTGGCATCGATCGATTTGACGCTCAGGCCGGGCGAGGTCGAACCGGCTCAGTTGAAGGCGCTGCGCGACGTTGGCCTGAACGACGATGAGATCCTCGACCTGATTCATTCCATCGCCATTTTTGCATGGGCGAACCGGTTGATGTTGAATCTGGGGGAACCGGTGGGGTAA
- a CDS encoding CMD domain protein, producing MTDTDIVDRIAGLTPGTPTHAIRHKREKVADATQRSYEALFDPALPDLSLSDRLFVALYACTLSNASALGAHYAERLASIDADRALINQIAQGSIVTQEPRLHAMLVFTRTLIESPIEGDKAALERLPAAGIPTPAVVALAQLIAFLSYQIRLTAGLRALQALNATEAA from the coding sequence ATGACAGATACGGATATTGTCGACCGGATTGCGGGTCTCACGCCGGGCACGCCGACCCATGCCATAAGGCACAAACGCGAGAAAGTTGCCGATGCCACCCAGCGCAGCTACGAAGCGCTGTTCGATCCGGCGCTGCCGGATTTATCGCTGAGTGATCGCTTGTTCGTGGCGTTGTACGCGTGCACGTTATCGAATGCTTCGGCACTGGGCGCGCATTACGCGGAACGGCTTGCATCAATCGATGCGGACCGCGCCTTGATCAACCAGATCGCGCAGGGTTCCATCGTCACACAAGAACCGCGGCTGCATGCAATGCTGGTCTTCACGCGCACGCTGATCGAATCGCCCATCGAGGGCGACAAGGCCGCGCTCGAACGCCTTCCCGCTGCGGGCATCCCGACGCCGGCCGTGGTCGCGCTCGCGCAACTGATCGCGTTCCTCTCCTATCAAATTCGCCTGACTGCCGGATTGCGCGCGCTGCAGGCGCTGAATGCCACGGAGGCCGCATGA
- a CDS encoding acyl-CoA thioesterase/BAAT N-terminal domain-containing protein, whose protein sequence is MTYITITPADDLIDVPRRILVGGLQADTLIGLRTHTARGDGVIWTSRAVYRADADGVIDLSRDAPVEGDYSDVSPMGLIWSQTPVETGKREVFPADVSDALTTRVEVFDADGKCLDEAVLTQRLMAPGVQRREMREDGCVGTLFVPATPGPHPVVLVLNGSGGGVNEPRGALYASRGYAALALGYFKTPGLSDYISNTPLEYFRRALDWISRELQPAHGFIAVSGQSRGGELALLLGATYPDRIKAVIGYVPGAVVHSAQNAADPATGREGPAWLIDGKPLPHLWENNRTASWKPFDDGPPPHRHERAIRTALRDQEAVERARIRVEQIDGPVLLLSAADDGSWPSSDYSRMVVDTLEQQKHAYPVNHLDFDEAGHAIVFPYVPTTQLVYAHPVSGRISTGGGRPAANAHADEASWRAVLNFLNAATSTRAKEQA, encoded by the coding sequence ATGACATACATCACGATCACTCCGGCCGATGACCTGATCGACGTCCCGCGCCGCATCCTGGTTGGCGGTTTGCAAGCGGACACGTTGATCGGGTTGCGCACGCACACTGCGCGCGGCGATGGCGTGATCTGGACGAGCCGCGCGGTATATCGCGCGGACGCGGATGGTGTTATCGACCTTTCGCGCGATGCACCTGTTGAAGGCGATTACAGCGATGTATCGCCGATGGGACTGATCTGGTCGCAAACGCCCGTTGAAACCGGCAAGCGGGAGGTGTTCCCGGCGGATGTAAGCGACGCGCTGACCACGCGCGTCGAAGTTTTCGACGCCGATGGAAAGTGCCTGGACGAAGCCGTGTTGACACAACGCCTGATGGCACCGGGCGTTCAACGACGCGAGATGCGCGAGGACGGTTGCGTTGGGACTCTGTTCGTTCCAGCAACGCCGGGACCGCATCCGGTCGTGCTCGTGCTGAATGGCTCGGGCGGCGGCGTCAATGAGCCGCGCGGTGCGCTGTATGCATCGCGTGGATATGCCGCTCTTGCGCTTGGCTACTTCAAGACGCCGGGACTGTCCGATTACATCTCGAACACGCCGCTCGAATATTTCCGCCGCGCGCTCGACTGGATCAGCCGCGAGTTGCAGCCCGCACATGGCTTCATTGCAGTCAGCGGACAATCGCGCGGCGGCGAACTTGCGTTGTTGCTCGGTGCGACTTATCCAGACCGGATCAAGGCGGTGATCGGTTATGTGCCTGGCGCGGTGGTCCACAGCGCGCAAAACGCCGCGGATCCCGCAACGGGCCGCGAAGGCCCGGCGTGGTTGATCGACGGCAAGCCGCTGCCGCATCTATGGGAAAACAATCGCACGGCAAGCTGGAAGCCTTTCGATGACGGACCGCCGCCGCACCGCCATGAACGCGCCATTCGCACCGCCTTGCGCGATCAGGAAGCGGTGGAACGCGCGCGGATTCGCGTGGAACAGATCGATGGACCCGTGCTTCTGCTTTCCGCCGCTGACGACGGATCATGGCCATCGTCCGACTATTCGCGCATGGTCGTCGACACGCTGGAGCAGCAGAAGCATGCGTACCCGGTCAACCATCTCGACTTCGATGAAGCCGGCCACGCCATCGTATTCCCTTACGTACCGACCACCCAACTCGTGTATGCGCATCCCGTGTCGGGACGCATCAGCACGGGCGGTGGCCGGCCCGCAGCAAACGCGCACGCCGATGAAGCATCGTGGCGCGCGGTCCTGAATTTCCTCAACGCTGCTACAAGCACTCGCGCAAAGGAGCAAGCATGA
- a CDS encoding ABC transporter substrate-binding protein, translating to MNRLILSTLSVTLAGAALFSSATSAQTLNIAFADPLSSLDPQLNNYAGDRSVDLHFWDLLVENHDNVLAPGLATSWKATGNDTWEFKLRHDVKWQDGTPFTADDVIYSYQRARNVPGTIATFAGYLRTVASVTAPDPYTLVIKTSTPTPDLPLNLTSVHIVSKHVGEKSSSEDYNAGRAMVGSGPYKFVSYTPGDRVVMKRNDAYWGAKPLWDTVNYRYVSNAAARTAALLSGDVDMIDKVSVSDLPRLKQSPKVSVYAYPGLRVLLLQPSFREGPSPYITDNAGKALPKNPLLDVRVRRALSLAINRPAITDRILQGAATVANQWMPAKTFGYNPDVKDIPNDPAQAKKLLAEAGFPDGFQLTLSVPNDRYPQAPETAQAVAQFWTRIGVKTKVEVMPWAVYASRANKNEFAMSMIAWGNGTGEASYALVNILGTVDAKKGIGSSNWGRYSSPAVDHALDAATAEFDAAKREAILRGSVKVVSDDVGIIPLFHYQNIWAAKKGLKVTPAVSDRTTAMMVTRIGN from the coding sequence GTGAATCGCCTGATCCTTTCCACGCTGAGCGTAACCCTCGCCGGCGCGGCGTTGTTCAGTTCGGCCACATCCGCGCAGACGCTCAACATTGCGTTCGCCGATCCGTTGTCATCGCTCGATCCGCAGTTGAACAACTACGCGGGCGACCGTTCCGTTGATCTGCACTTCTGGGACTTGCTGGTCGAAAACCACGACAACGTGCTCGCACCCGGACTCGCCACGAGCTGGAAAGCGACGGGTAACGATACCTGGGAATTCAAGCTGCGCCATGATGTGAAGTGGCAGGACGGTACGCCGTTCACCGCTGATGACGTCATCTACTCCTACCAGCGCGCGCGCAATGTGCCGGGCACCATTGCGACCTTTGCGGGTTATCTGCGCACCGTCGCGTCAGTGACCGCGCCTGATCCGTACACGCTCGTCATCAAGACGAGCACGCCGACGCCCGACCTGCCGCTGAACCTGACATCCGTGCATATCGTCAGCAAGCATGTGGGCGAGAAGTCATCGAGTGAAGACTACAACGCCGGCCGCGCGATGGTCGGATCGGGACCCTACAAGTTCGTCTCATACACGCCCGGGGACCGCGTAGTGATGAAACGCAACGACGCATACTGGGGCGCGAAGCCGCTCTGGGACACGGTGAACTATCGCTACGTCAGCAACGCGGCGGCCCGGACGGCGGCGCTGTTGTCGGGCGATGTCGACATGATCGACAAAGTCTCTGTCTCCGATTTGCCGCGCCTGAAGCAATCGCCGAAGGTTTCCGTCTACGCGTATCCGGGCCTGCGCGTCCTGTTGCTGCAACCGAGTTTCCGCGAAGGACCGAGCCCCTATATCACCGATAACGCCGGCAAGGCCCTGCCGAAAAACCCGCTCCTCGATGTACGCGTGCGCCGCGCGTTGTCCCTTGCGATCAATCGTCCCGCGATCACCGACCGCATCCTGCAAGGTGCGGCGACGGTCGCGAACCAATGGATGCCGGCGAAGACCTTTGGTTATAACCCTGATGTCAAGGACATCCCGAACGATCCGGCCCAGGCGAAGAAATTGCTTGCCGAAGCGGGTTTCCCCGATGGTTTCCAGTTGACGCTCAGCGTGCCGAACGACCGTTATCCGCAAGCACCTGAAACGGCGCAGGCCGTCGCGCAATTCTGGACGCGCATTGGCGTGAAGACGAAGGTCGAGGTCATGCCATGGGCGGTTTACGCGAGCCGGGCGAATAAAAACGAGTTCGCGATGAGCATGATCGCGTGGGGTAACGGCACGGGCGAAGCGAGCTACGCGCTCGTCAACATCCTCGGCACCGTCGATGCAAAGAAGGGCATTGGTTCATCGAACTGGGGCCGCTATAGCAGTCCCGCCGTCGATCACGCGCTCGATGCCGCGACCGCCGAGTTCGACGCCGCCAAGCGCGAAGCGATCCTGCGCGGATCGGTGAAGGTGGTGAGCGACGACGTGGGCATCATTCCGCTTTTCCATTATCAAAACATCTGGGCCGCGAAGAAGGGGCTGAAGGTGACCCCGGCCGTCAGCGACCGGACAACCGCGATGATGGTCACGCGCATCGGCAATTGA
- a CDS encoding ABC transporter ATP-binding protein — translation MSLIELRGVSQRFGERDDNTAARWLRERKLLAPHAITRAVDHVDLAIQPGEVVGLVGESGCGKSTLGRIVSGLIAPTEGDVMVDGHDRESMSPDALRAARLAIQMIFQDPYSSLNPRRRVRDIVGEAPLIHGMVQRADLDAYVAAQLKSAGLDPSLADRYPHEFSGGQRQRIGIARALAVNPSMLVCDEAVAALDVSIQAQILNLFMDLREQLNLTYLFISHDLGVVEQLSDRVVIMYLGRVVESAPVEEIFRRPNHPYTQTLLAEIPRIDVRKKHFTAIRGEMPSPLAPPSGCHFHPRCPHAMPRCKTEVPTLRGIAIEHVSACHLNDAQ, via the coding sequence ATGAGCCTCATCGAGCTGCGCGGTGTCAGCCAGCGCTTTGGCGAACGCGACGACAACACTGCAGCGCGCTGGCTGCGTGAACGCAAACTCCTCGCGCCGCATGCAATCACGCGTGCAGTCGATCACGTCGATCTCGCAATACAGCCCGGCGAAGTAGTCGGTCTTGTCGGCGAATCGGGCTGCGGAAAATCGACGCTCGGCCGGATCGTCTCGGGCCTCATCGCGCCGACGGAAGGCGATGTGATGGTCGACGGCCACGACCGCGAATCCATGTCACCCGACGCATTGCGTGCCGCCAGGCTTGCGATCCAGATGATTTTCCAGGACCCGTATTCGAGCCTGAATCCGAGGCGGCGGGTGCGCGATATCGTCGGTGAAGCACCGCTGATTCACGGCATGGTCCAACGCGCCGATCTCGACGCATACGTGGCTGCGCAACTGAAAAGCGCGGGGCTCGATCCGTCACTGGCAGACAGATACCCGCATGAATTCAGCGGCGGTCAGCGGCAGCGCATTGGTATCGCGCGGGCGCTTGCCGTCAATCCGTCGATGCTCGTCTGCGACGAAGCCGTAGCCGCGCTGGATGTATCAATACAAGCGCAGATCCTGAATCTCTTCATGGACCTGCGCGAGCAGTTAAACCTCACGTATTTGTTCATCAGCCACGATCTTGGCGTGGTCGAACAATTATCCGATCGCGTGGTGATCATGTATCTCGGTCGCGTGGTGGAAAGCGCGCCTGTTGAAGAGATATTCCGGCGTCCGAACCATCCGTACACGCAAACCTTGCTTGCGGAAATTCCTCGTATCGATGTGCGCAAGAAGCACTTCACCGCCATTCGCGGCGAAATGCCGAGTCCGCTCGCGCCGCCATCCGGTTGCCATTTCCATCCGCGATGTCCGCACGCAATGCCGCGCTGCAAGACCGAAGTCCCGACCTTGCGCGGCATTGCCATCGAACACGTCAGCGCCTGTCACCTGAACGACGCTCAATGA
- a CDS encoding ABC transporter ATP-binding protein has product MSNAAFHTSDTTLEVRGLKTRFFTREGELPAVEDVSLTLGRGRVLGLVGESGSGKSVTGFSIMGLIDAPGRVVGGEILFKGRNIVGLPEAEMRRLRGSRIAMVFQDPMSTLNPVQRVDAQMIEAVRAHRNVSRSTAREQASEALAAMGIASPGERLRAYPHQLSGGMRQRVAIAIAMLHKPDLIIADEPTTALDVTIQAQILSEVQTLVRTQGTSLIWITHDLSVVAGLADDIAVMYAGRIVEQGTVDAVLDHPQHPYTAGLIDSLPSLNTRHRRLTQIAGITPDLRSLPPGCAFAPRCTRATSICTTPPALGPSPAAKAAEHGTHLVRCFHPGRHADVPTETTA; this is encoded by the coding sequence ATGAGCAACGCAGCCTTTCATACTTCCGATACCACCCTCGAAGTCCGCGGCCTGAAGACGCGCTTCTTCACGCGCGAAGGCGAGTTGCCTGCGGTCGAGGATGTATCGCTGACGCTCGGCCGCGGTCGCGTGCTGGGTCTGGTCGGGGAATCCGGGTCAGGGAAATCCGTAACCGGTTTCTCGATCATGGGACTGATCGATGCACCCGGCCGCGTGGTCGGCGGCGAGATACTGTTCAAGGGAAGGAATATTGTTGGTCTGCCGGAAGCCGAAATGCGGCGCCTGCGCGGCAGCCGTATTGCGATGGTGTTCCAGGACCCGATGTCCACGCTCAACCCCGTGCAACGCGTCGACGCGCAGATGATCGAGGCCGTGCGTGCGCATCGGAATGTAAGCCGCAGTACCGCCCGTGAGCAGGCAAGCGAAGCGCTCGCGGCAATGGGTATCGCAAGTCCTGGCGAACGCCTGCGTGCGTATCCGCATCAGTTGTCAGGCGGCATGCGCCAGCGCGTGGCGATCGCGATTGCCATGCTGCACAAGCCTGATTTGATCATCGCCGATGAACCCACGACCGCGCTCGACGTGACCATCCAGGCGCAGATCCTGTCCGAGGTGCAGACGCTCGTGCGCACCCAAGGCACGTCGCTGATCTGGATCACGCACGACCTGTCCGTGGTCGCGGGTCTCGCCGACGACATTGCCGTGATGTATGCCGGCAGGATCGTGGAGCAAGGCACCGTCGATGCAGTGCTCGATCATCCGCAGCATCCCTACACGGCAGGTCTGATCGACAGCTTGCCGAGCCTCAACACGCGTCACAGAAGGCTGACGCAGATAGCGGGCATCACGCCCGACCTGCGTTCATTGCCGCCGGGCTGCGCGTTCGCGCCGCGCTGCACGCGTGCGACTTCAATCTGCACCACGCCGCCGGCGCTCGGCCCGTCGCCTGCTGCGAAGGCCGCTGAACATGGCACGCATCTCGTGCGCTGCTTCCACCCGGGCCGTCATGCCGACGTGCCCACGGAGACAACAGCATGA
- a CDS encoding ABC transporter permease: MSATPLVPGTPVRAVSKRRSPWRQLVADFVRSPVALGALIVTVLLMLAAVFAPYITPQNPYDLLQLDVLDARLPPGSMNSAGTHAYWLGTDGQGRDLYSAMLYGLRLSLSVGLGSAVIAGVVGTVFGLIAAYAGGKVDSLIMRLVDLLLAFPSILVAMMLLAFLGKSVTNVVLTLVLIEWAYYARTARAQALVEARREYVEAARSLAIPNWRIVLVHMLPNCLPPLIVVGTLQVARAITLEATLSFLGLGVPITEPSLGLLIANGYQTMLSGEYWTSVYPGLALLAILVSINMVGDRLRELLNPRFVK; encoded by the coding sequence ATGAGCGCCACGCCTCTCGTTCCCGGAACGCCTGTGCGCGCTGTATCGAAGCGCCGGTCGCCGTGGCGTCAACTCGTGGCCGATTTCGTGCGCTCGCCGGTCGCGCTGGGCGCGTTGATCGTTACGGTGTTGCTCATGCTTGCCGCGGTTTTCGCGCCGTATATCACGCCGCAAAATCCCTACGACCTCCTTCAGCTCGATGTCCTCGATGCCCGCCTTCCGCCCGGCTCCATGAACAGCGCCGGCACCCACGCGTACTGGCTCGGTACCGACGGCCAGGGCCGCGACCTCTATTCAGCGATGCTCTATGGCTTGCGCCTGAGCTTGTCAGTGGGTCTTGGCTCGGCAGTAATCGCGGGCGTCGTTGGCACAGTATTCGGGTTGATCGCGGCATACGCAGGCGGCAAGGTGGACAGCCTCATCATGCGGCTTGTCGATTTGCTGCTCGCCTTCCCGTCCATCCTGGTCGCGATGATGCTGCTCGCGTTCCTCGGCAAAAGCGTGACGAACGTCGTGCTCACTTTGGTGCTGATCGAATGGGCGTACTACGCCCGCACAGCGCGCGCGCAGGCTTTAGTCGAAGCCCGGCGCGAGTATGTCGAAGCGGCGCGCAGCCTGGCAATTCCGAACTGGCGCATCGTGCTCGTTCATATGCTGCCGAATTGCCTGCCGCCGCTGATCGTGGTCGGCACGCTGCAGGTCGCACGCGCAATCACGCTGGAAGCAACGTTGTCGTTTCTCGGGCTCGGCGTGCCGATCACGGAACCATCGCTCGGGCTGCTGATTGCCAACGGCTACCAGACCATGCTCTCGGGCGAATACTGGACGAGCGTCTACCCGGGTCTTGCGCTGCTCGCCATCCTCGTATCGATAAACATGGTCGGCGACCGTCTGCGCGAATTGCTCAATCCGAGGTTCGTGAAATGA
- a CDS encoding ABC transporter permease yields MSGWLVRRVAQAAFVVLLMTLIVFIGLHAIGNPIDILIGQDVDQVDRARIIAQLGLDQPLWKQYLAFLAGAAHGDLGNSFVYNEPAIRLILQRLPATLELAVSALLLALFIGIPLGLFSGLHPRNPLSKMLMTGSIVGFSLPTFWVGLMLIMLFSVKLGWLPASGRGETASLFGVQWSWLTIDGLRHLILPALNLSLFKVSLVLRLTSAGVREVMPMEHVRFARAKGLSPMRVVLVHILRNTLIPLVTVIGLEFGSTIAFAVVTETVFSWPGAGKLILDSINALDRPVILSYLIVVVCMFVTLNLLVDILYKFLDPRVRLEGTQ; encoded by the coding sequence ATGAGCGGCTGGCTCGTTCGCCGCGTCGCGCAAGCGGCGTTCGTTGTGCTGCTGATGACGCTGATCGTGTTCATCGGCTTGCATGCGATCGGCAATCCAATCGATATCCTCATCGGGCAGGATGTCGACCAGGTCGATCGCGCGCGGATCATCGCGCAACTTGGCCTCGATCAGCCGCTGTGGAAGCAGTACCTCGCGTTTCTCGCGGGCGCCGCGCACGGCGATCTCGGCAATAGCTTCGTTTATAACGAACCCGCGATTCGCCTGATCCTGCAACGCCTTCCGGCGACACTCGAACTGGCGGTATCGGCGCTGCTGCTGGCGCTTTTCATCGGCATTCCGCTTGGGCTTTTTTCGGGCTTGCATCCGCGCAATCCGCTTTCGAAGATGTTGATGACGGGCAGCATTGTCGGCTTCTCGCTGCCTACGTTCTGGGTGGGCCTGATGCTGATCATGCTCTTCAGCGTAAAGCTCGGATGGCTGCCTGCGAGCGGGCGCGGTGAAACTGCAAGCCTGTTCGGTGTGCAATGGTCGTGGCTGACCATCGACGGGCTGCGCCACCTTATTTTGCCCGCGCTGAATCTCTCGCTTTTCAAGGTCTCGCTCGTGTTGCGCCTGACGAGCGCCGGCGTGCGCGAAGTCATGCCGATGGAACATGTGCGCTTTGCGCGCGCCAAGGGTTTGTCGCCGATGCGTGTCGTGCTCGTGCATATCTTGCGCAACACGCTGATACCGCTCGTCACGGTGATCGGACTCGAGTTTGGTTCGACCATTGCGTTCGCGGTCGTGACGGAGACCGTTTTCTCGTGGCCCGGCGCAGGCAAGCTGATTCTCGACAGCATCAACGCGCTCGATCGGCCGGTGATCCTTTCGTACCTGATCGTGGTCGTGTGCATGTTCGTCACGCTGAACCTGCTGGTCGATATCCTCTATAAATTCCTCGATCCGCGCGTGCGGCTGGAGGGCACGCAATGA